tctactcatgctcatccctacagtgtccaaaccccttatgcatgagttaaccagcatctttattctttcatctcttacactggtaaactctggaacagccttccttcgtctgtatttcctcctgcctttgacttgaattctttcaagaggagtgtatcaagacacctctcctcccgaaattgacctctctttcggccgctcattacttttgttctTGTGGGAGCagagattagcgggctttttttttttttacatctttttttgttgcccttgaactgtttctttactgtaaaaaaaaaaaaaaaaaatatatatatatatatatatatatatatatatatatatatatatatatatatatatatatatatatataagtagtaTACCAGATATCCTAGTGAAGCACTGTGCTCTCCATCGCCTTCCTAATTGCATGCTTGCCCCACTCCtgaggccccgctgcacacgactttctattcaagtTCATCTCTATACTACTCAAAtcttttatgcaagagttaaccagcatcttcattcttacaTTCCTTTCACTGAttgaactctggaacagccttcctttgtctgtatttcctcctgactgcgacttgaactctttcaagagggaagtatcaagGCATTCTCCTTCCAGCTGGACTTGCCATCACCAGAATGTACCCGCGGGCAAGACTcatttgtcgatctctgggtactgctgagacCTTCGTATaccacacacctcatcccccttgctcatggggggacagtaaccgctccttgtcagtgaaaaaatcccggcctgagcggggctgtCAGGCGTGAAGCCTGACAGCGCGgagctttaaccgactgagctatcggagctgtgtgtgtgtgtgtgtgtgtgtgtgtgtgtgtgtgtgtgtgtgtgtgtgtgtgtgtgtgtgtgtgtgtgtgtgtgtgtgtgtgtgtgtgtgtgtgtgtgtgtgtgtgtgtgtgtgtgtgtgtgtgtgtgtgtgtgtgtgtgtgtgtgtgtgtgtgtgtgtgtgtgtgtgtgtgtgtgtgtgtaggggggtgatgtgtgtgtgtgtgtgtgtgtgtgtgtgtgtgtttgcaagccGCCACGGCaggttttcttgaggggccttacgGCCCCAGCCTGTaagtggcgcaggctaattttatttatagtggctgccgtgatgtatgactcttgctgggcccatgctgtcccccggcGCTCCTCTTGACCGCGAAGTCGcttaagttagggttgattgaagatccggacagcttgtgggtgatcttccgccactcggcggtgTTTCGCGCTAGgccctcgggctcaccacgcccgcacgctagaCACTTGGCCACCGCCGATGGATTGATGGTTGATACATCTATGGTCTACAACATGGTGGTAGATGCAAATTTGTGTAAGAAGTTGCAAGTATGTACTAACGATTGTTGGAATTTTGTTCGGTGGTTTCAGTATCACCTTTGTTGGAACAAGCAGTCTTGTTTATCATATCTTTTCGATGTAAAAGATTAGAAAGAATTCACGTCTTTGAAACATAATatatttacgtatttacataactgaTCCCCATAAGTGGTTTTAAATAAATTGGCCTTTAGATTCAGACATGGCTTACGTAGGTGCACAAGTGGCCTTCCATGACCCATAACTCAGGAAGGAAGGCTGCGAGAAGGACAGGTACGAGAAAACTGTATGAAGGATGAAACGAGGGAAAGAATTGTGTGAACACAGAGGAGTAGAGTGCATGTTTGTTGCAGATGAGCTCTTCCACCAACCGCTCGCTGAGGTTCGGGCTTGTTTGTGCATGGTCGTGTCTTGATGTAGTCTTAGCCACATGCTGGGGGGTATGAGGCTCCGTTTATAGTGCAGaaaaaggataaggagaaggttAAGGCGCGGTTGATAGAGGTAGAAGTGATTGTGAGGGTCGAGGTAGTGGTGAACCTCATCGTAAGTGCGATACGTGGCTCCCTCTCGTATATTGGCTCCTCGTCAACCAGATCCATCATAGAGCCATCAACTATGGTCCTGAAAAAGGAGTGGAAATGTAAATGTACTGCACCTTTCGTGAGTCAATGGATGAGAAAGAGCATTTCATTGTCTGTAAAACTTTTAAAACGATGAAAATTCATTAAATTAAAGTAAAACAAGAAtactttatatatacatatatatatatatatatatatatatatatatatatatatatatatatatatatatatatatatatatatatgtgtgtgtgtgtgtgtgtgtgtgtgtgtgtgtgccgaacaCTGCATGCTGAAGCCCAGTATACGCCACTTACTCATGCCCATCAATACGTTGGTTAATAGATGCATAGCGATGGAATTTGCGCCTCTGGCAGACGGCGATATTGGTGCCGAGGGCGCACGtgaatggtgtggtggtggttgacgtGGTGAGGAAATAGGCCGTCTTGGTGGTTCTCACGACGGCCGCCACCCGAGCATCCTCACTGTCACGACCTTGTTGCAGTATTGATGCAATGGAAGCGGTAACAGGGAAAGAAACATGTATTTGAATGGCACAGTTAGCACATAGAACAACGGTACAACAAGCCAGTCATTACAATGCCAACACTAGACTGAGTGTTCCAGACATTCAAGATTGTTACAAACTTTCATTTTACATTTTGTTACTTGTTTCATAATTTGAAAATACTTTGTTTCTCTGCTTACCGTACGCCAAACAGCAGGTGCTTAAAAGGACACTAAGAATAAGCCACCGCATTCTgtaaaagatgaggaaaataatagtttCAGGCACTTGCTATACAACTGTAAAGTGGAAGTTATCTTTTACCCTGAACAATATTAACGTAAAGTCGAGTTTCGAATATGTCTGTGTgattgtattgtgtatatatgtatgtacgtatgtatgtatgtctgtatctgtgtatgtatgtatgtatgcatgcctGTATATATGtacggtatgtatgtatgtatatatgtatatatgtattgtaTATGTATAATATTCATATGCTTATATATACcgctaagtatatatatatatatatatatatatatatatatatatatatatatatatatatatatatatatatatatatatatatatatatctatatatatatatatatatatatatattcatctatctatctatctatctatccatctctctctctctctctctctatatatatatatatatatatatatatatatatatatatatatatatatatatatatatatatatatatatatatatagtgacttACTAAAATCTCACTGCAAGCCTAGTATTATTAATATCCATGTGTTTCAAAAGATCATATTGTGCACTCGAAATCTTGTTCATTGTCACAGAACCACGAGCAGAATTATGTTTACCACAATATTGTAATGTAGGAAGCTTATCCTTCGTTGAAAAAGAAATGGACGAAAGTATGAAGCGTACCAttcaatcatatatatatatatatatatatatatatatatatatatatatatatatatatatatatatatatatatatatatatatatatatatatatatatatatatatatatatatatatatatatatatatatatatatatatatatatatatatatatatatatatatatatatatatatatatatatatatatatatatatatatatatataagagagagaggtgatatatAGATAGGC
This sequence is a window from Eriocheir sinensis breed Jianghai 21 chromosome 40, ASM2467909v1, whole genome shotgun sequence. Protein-coding genes within it:
- the LOC127009189 gene encoding uncharacterized protein LOC127009189, with product MRWLILSVLLSTCCLAYGRDSEDARVAAVVRTTKTAYFLTTSTTTTPFTCALGTNIAVCQRRKFHRYASINQRIDGHETIVDGSMMDLVDEEPIYEREPRIALTMRFTTTSTLTITSTSINRALTFSLSFFCTINGASYPPACG